In Gloeocapsa sp. DLM2.Bin57, the genomic window ACTATAACCTGTAGGAAATTATACATAGCGCAAGCTGACTGTACTTTAGAGTATTCTAAACTCATGGGACGTATTTCAACTCAACCACGACTTATGACTGGAGTCAAAGAAGTTATCGTCAAGGAAAAAACTGATAGTGAAGATGACAGTGTTCATTATGTTATTTATTTATCAGGAAGTCAAGGTAATTATCAATTACAGAATAATTCTCCAACAGATGCTAATAAGTTAAATCATTTTATTAATAATCAAAACCTTAGTAATCAAAATCAGCCATTAGTTATAAAAAATGATAATCTTCGCCAAACCTTAAATACAGTTAGTACATTATTTTATTTGATTTTATTTCTATTATTGCTCGACTTATGGTGTATTTTTAATTTTATAGTTAAAGAAATGATAATTTTTGATAAAAATAAGAATATTTGTCAAGTAGTTATTATTAAGAATTTAAAGAGAACACACAAAATAGCTAAGGAGTTTTTCCTTGAGCAAATTCAGAAAGTTGTTATAGAACTTGAAAAAAATATTCATGGCCCTGATATTTACGTTTTATACCTAATTTTACCCGATGAAACAAAAAAACGAATAGATTCTTCCTTCTCATCAGAAGAAGAAGAAGTAGTAGTAGTAGTAGAAGTAGAAACAATTGCTAGAACTATCACTGATTTCTTGGGAATAGAATTAAGAAAAAATTACTAACAAGGATTTCTTTATGAAAATTATCGAACACACATCTGAAAAACTTGTACTTAAAGAGTATGGAAATGTCTCTATTACTTATTTTTTAATGTTCATAAATGCTTTTATAGTACCATTTCCATTCTTCTTTATTATTTTTCCTGTTGCTTCTTTTATTAGGTCTTGGACTTCAGGAGTAGTAACCACAATACTATTATCTTTTTTGACTATTCTTTATCTGATATTTATAGTATATGCCAACCTTTGGTGTATTAATAAATACTTTCAAACAGTTATACATTTCGATAAAAATAAGAATATCTTGCAAATATTTATAATTAATGAATTCAAAAAAACACAGAGAATAGAGAAAGAATTTTTCCTTGAGCAAATTCAGGAAGTTTTGATAGAACCTGAAAAAGATAGTGCTGGAGATGAAACTTATTATCTCTACCTAATTTTACCTGATGGAACAAGAACAGAAATAGACTCTTCTTCAGATGAAGAACAAGTAGAAAAAATTGCTAAAACTTTAACTGATTTCTTGAGAATAGAATTAAGAAAAAATGGCTTAGTAGAAAAAAAGAAAACATTTAGAGAAGGAAAAAAAACATTCATAGAAATAACCGAACATACATCCAGAAAACTTGTATTTAGAGAAAAAAGTTTCTCATTCCCACCTGTTGTGTTTCTGGTTATACACACAATTGTATCTATTTTAGTATTGTTGTTAATAATCATGCTTTGGCGCTCAGGAACAGAAACCATAACCTGTCAAAAACTTAACCCAGAACGAGTTGACTGTACTGTAGAATATTCTAGACTCATGGGTCTTATTTCAACTCAACCAAGACTGATTACAGAAGTTCAAAATGCCAGAGTTGCCAGAACAAATCTTAGCTCAGGTGAGAATTTTTATCATGTTATTTATTTATCAGGAAGTCAAGGTGATTATCCACTAGAAAGTTATCACTTCCTAACAAACGCTAACAAGTTAAATCACGAGTTAAATGATTTTATTCATAATTCTTTTCGTCAGGAAAAACTACTCTTAATTGGTAATGATAATTTTGCCACTAGTGTCTTAAAATTGTTAATAGTTTTTCTCCTAATTTTCTCCTGTATAGATTTTTTGTTCATTAAGCATTGGTTGTTTAAAAAGTTTTTCATTTTAGATAAAAATAAGAAGATGTTTCAAGTAGCTATTATTAATTCTTTAACGCAAAAACAAAAAGTATGTCAAGAATTTTTTCTTGTTCAACTAGCGGTTGTCATGGAACGTGAAGAATATAGTGATGGCAATAAAAGTTATACATCTTTTCTGGTTTTACCTGATGGGACAAAAAAAGAGATAAATTACTCTACATCTGAACTAGAAGTAGAAAAAATGGCTAAAACCTTAACACATTTTTTGGGAATAGAATTAAGAAAAAATTACTAATTTAATTGCTCTCTCAAGAATTATACTTGCTTGGTGGATCTCCTCCTCAGTGGTAAACTTGCCAATACCAATGCGTAAAGCGCCATCGATAACTGCTTCAGGTAATCTCATTGCTCGTAAAACATGGGAAGGACTCGGGACACCTGATGTACAAGCAGCGCCCGTAGAAATAGCTAATTGAGAACGAATTCGCGCAATAACTGCACTATTAGGAATATTTGGTACAGAAATATGCAGATTTCCTGCGAGACGATGGTTAGTGTCACCATTGACCACTAACTCAGGAATATTACTTTGTAAGTAAGCTTGTAACCTATCCCGCTTAGAGGCGATCGCCCTCTCATCCTCCTCCATTTCTAATTGACGTAAGCGACAAGCTTCCCCTAAACCCACAATACCAGGAACATTGAGAGTACCCGATCGCTTCCCCTGTTGATGACCCCCACCATAAATAATCGGTTCGAGACTATAACCTTTTTTCACCACTAATGCGCCAATTCCTTTAGGACCATAAAATTTATGAGCAGAAATACTTAAATAAGTTATCCCCCAATCGCGAAAATTAAGAGGAATTTTACCTACTGCTTGGGAAGCATCACAGAGAAAAGGAATATGATATTTTTGGGCAATTTGACTGATAGTGGCGATCGGGTAAATATTGCCAATTTCGTTGTGAGCAGCCATAACACAAAGTAGATCAAGACCTTGTTGACAAACAGTCTCCAGGTGTTTTAAATCTATTCTCCCTAATTGATCTACTTTCAGATAAATAAGTTCAGCTAGTCCTTTTTTTTGCAACATTACACAGGTATCTATTACCGCTTTATGTTCTAAAGGAGAAAGAGCAATACGGGATAGTTTTTGAGGAGATTTGCTCCTGATTGTACCCTGGATAGCTAAATTAAGACTTTCAGTTGCACCATCGGTAAAGATAATCTCTTTCGGTGAAGCGTTGATTAAATCAGCTATATACCCACGAGCAATTTTAACCGCTTTTTCGGCTTCATCACCATAGGTATGATCAATACTGCTAGCATTACCAAAAGCAGTAGTTAGGTAATAGAGCATTAATTGAGCGATTCTCGGGTCAACTGGAGTAGTTGAATGATAATCAAGATAGATAGGATTAGTTGTCATATGCGATAGAAAATTTCAGAGTGATTAGGAATAGAAACACCATAGCGATCGGGCAAATAATATAGTAACCAACGCATTAAGGTTTGCCAGTTTCTTTGAGGGTTAAAATCAGGCAAATTTTGACAAGGAAGAGAAGCCAATAAATTACAAATAGCCCCAAATCTTTGTGGAGTTTTGACAAAAACATCTAGTTGCTGAATAATTGGTTTTTGCAATAAAAGTGCTCCAATATAATCTTTAAACGCTGTTTTCGAGAGACCAGAAATAATAGCCAGAGAACTTAAATCCCTTTCTGCAGCTTCACGAGCAATGGTAGTTAAATTATCCCAATCTCCACAATAAGCTAGATAAAGTTCTTCAGGATTTCTCAGTTTAGGTAGCCAAGCTTCTGAAGGAATAGTAGAAATTGTTGACTCAATAACTAACTGATTTACAGCTAAAGGAATAGTCAGGTTTATGTCTTTTAATTTAACTATCATTTCTTGAAAAGAATCAAACCAATCCTCAGTCACTTCTAGAGCACCTGTAAATAATTCCTGTTCAAAGTCTTGTAAATAAGGCTCATTAGTGGACAATTGAACCAGCAGTTCTAAATTAGCTAAATTAGCTAAACCTAGTCCTTTTGCAGTTAAATTAGCTGAACCCACTAAACATCGCTGATCAAAACTATAATATTTAGCGTGTAAATCACTTTTGAGCCACAAAGAAGCAGTGGGGTAAGCTTGAATTACTTGCCATATTTCTAAGTCACAAACTCCTGTTAAGATATCTTCAGGTAGCCATCTTGTTACACAGTCAATCTTGATTCCTGGATTGAGATAACTAAAGATTTGTTTTAAGACAGATACTTTAATAAAAGGAGCAGCGAGAATAACTTTTCTTTGGGCATTTTTACTTAAATTTTCGATTTTTTGCCACAGTAAACTCATACCTATGCTTTATTTTCTAAAAACCTTCTAGCAATTCTTCCCCAATCAATTCGGGTTTCTTGAACTTTATTTTTACGTTCGCCATCTGGTTGTTCATCTTCGTATCTTGCCCAAGCCATTAATAATAATTCTAACCCATCTAAAGCATTAACTAATCGAGAACGCAAGGTTTCTAAATCATCTGTTTCTACATCTTTTTCTAAAAGATCTACTAAATTGTCATAAGCAGGATGATCGGTATTTAACGTAATAAGGATTACCCCACCTCTTGGTTTAACAGAGAAAAAAGCTGGACTGTCAAGATACCCTTTGGCAAATTGATATTTTAAGCCATTTTCTACTGTAGTTGCTGCTAATAACTCCGCTTGTTTTTCACTGATTCCCTCTTCTAGTAAAGTTTCTTTAATTACTTGTTTGCGTTCTTCTTGAGGTAAGTTTTCATCTTGATCACTTTTACCTTGATAACCTTCTGATTTACGTTCTTTCGTAACGCTTGTAGCTATTTTTTGCGGTTTATAGGGATCATGGCGTTTTTCACCGCTACGAGTTCCTTTAGTTTGTGCTTTTAATAAGCCACGAATTATCCTTAATTGACTATTAATTTTATGGGCTATTTCTAGCAGAGGTTCTTTGGGATCTTCATTCTGTTGTAACTCTTCTTTAAGTTTACTAAAACTCTGAGCATCATCTGATAAAGACTTAATATCTGTCTGCAAAATCTCGGTAAAATTTCGTGCAGATTGTTTATTATTAGTAACTCCGAAAAGATCATCAAGACTTGGAGGAAATTCTACTTCAACCCCCCACCATCTTTCTGTTGGTTCATAACCATTAGTTACTCCTGTATCAAGTTCTAATTCTCTACCTGCACGCACAATAGAAATACCAATATTTTTCTTAGCGTGTTTTCCATAAGAGGTACTACCTGGATTAGAACCTGATTCAGTTTGACGCGCTTCTTCTTTAGCATAGGAAAAACGCACTTTAACCTCATGTTGTTTACCTTTAAAGTTAACAGCAAAAGTCGCTTCATAACAAGTATCACCCTCCCAAGGTTGGAACATCGCTTGATTATCAAAAGGAGGAGGACAAGAGGTTTTTTCCATTAAATAACCAGGATCATTAGGTAGGGCATTTTTTTCGTAAATTATCTTATTTACATCGTCTAAATCAAAGGCTACCATCCGAATATTGACTTGATTATTATTGATAAATTTACGATACATTCTCCCGATTAAAAGTTCAGAATTATCGATAATTGCTTTGCCTGTTCGCCATAGACAACGATCTATTTGTGACCAGACTATTAATGTGCCAGTTTGACCAAAATGATTACCAACTCGATACCAGATATTAGGAATTGGTTTATAAATAGGTTCAGGAACTTCGCTCATTTGTTGCCTATTAATTTCATCTAAATCAAGGTAAGTATAGAGAGCATTTTCTACCCCATTTTGCCATGACCAAACGTTTATCCGTTGACATTGAGAAATAGAAGAAGAAGGTAAACCCATACCAAAACGTCCAATACCTGTATGTTTACTTTCCTCTAAATAAGTTCCGTTGCCAAATTGAAGAGCAAGGCGTAAAATTTTAGCATCCATACCACAACCATTATCTAAAACAGCGATTTGGTCAATTCGAGGACGCTTTCTTTGTTCAATCTGTTGTTTCTTTTCTCCACAGAGTAATTCTACTTGAGATGCTCCGGCTTGAATAGCGTTATCGATCAATTCTGCTAAAGCGTAAGCCGCATTTTTATAGCCATTATCACGCATCGCTTGGATTACTAGATGAGGAGGGACGATATTATGAAAGTTAGTCATTGAGTTAGTCTCCTAAATAAGTTGAAAATTGTTTAATTAGTTAAATATCACCAAACATCTTCCCAATTGTGAAAAGCCTCTGCTACTGAACTAAAACCTGGTAATTGAGGGTCAATAACCGTAACAATTTCAGCTGTAGCGTTTCCTCCTGCTTTGACACCTCGAATCGCCCTCCCTACCATCTGACTGTAGAGTACCAGGGATTTAGTAGGACGCGCGATAATAGCAGCACTAGTTTTAGGTGCATCAAAGCCTGTAGTTAAAACACCATAGTTACACAAGATTTTGGGTTGTTTAGTTTCGTCTTTAAAGCTATTAATTAGCTGTTCTCTTTCTGGTTTGGGGGTATTTGCAGTTAGACAATTAGCGTCAAATCCTCTCCACCGTAAAATTGAACTGATCAGATGGGCGTGTTCAACAGAAATAGTAAAAACGATGATTCGTTGATGATATTGGGCTAATTTTTCTACTGTCTGAATAATGCTGAGGTTGCGTTGTTCATCTTCTGCTAAGGAATTAAGAATAGATGGAGGGATGTCTAATGCTGTCTTAATTTTATTTAAGTCTCGTGGACTAAGTTTGATACCTGTTGTAGATAATAAGGGACGATAATTAACTTTAGCTAAATATTGTTGGTC contains:
- a CDS encoding cysteine desulfurase, giving the protein MTTNPIYLDYHSTTPVDPRIAQLMLYYLTTAFGNASSIDHTYGDEAEKAVKIARGYIADLINASPKEIIFTDGATESLNLAIQGTIRSKSPQKLSRIALSPLEHKAVIDTCVMLQKKGLAELIYLKVDQLGRIDLKHLETVCQQGLDLLCVMAAHNEIGNIYPIATISQIAQKYHIPFLCDASQAVGKIPLNFRDWGITYLSISAHKFYGPKGIGALVVKKGYSLEPIIYGGGHQQGKRSGTLNVPGIVGLGEACRLRQLEMEEDERAIASKRDRLQAYLQSNIPELVVNGDTNHRLAGNLHISVPNIPNSAVIARIRSQLAISTGAACTSGVPSPSHVLRAMRLPEAVIDGALRIGIGKFTTEEEIHQASIILERAIKLVIFS
- a CDS encoding ATP-binding protein, producing the protein MTNFHNIVPPHLVIQAMRDNGYKNAAYALAELIDNAIQAGASQVELLCGEKKQQIEQRKRPRIDQIAVLDNGCGMDAKILRLALQFGNGTYLEESKHTGIGRFGMGLPSSSISQCQRINVWSWQNGVENALYTYLDLDEINRQQMSEVPEPIYKPIPNIWYRVGNHFGQTGTLIVWSQIDRCLWRTGKAIIDNSELLIGRMYRKFINNNQVNIRMVAFDLDDVNKIIYEKNALPNDPGYLMEKTSCPPPFDNQAMFQPWEGDTCYEATFAVNFKGKQHEVKVRFSYAKEEARQTESGSNPGSTSYGKHAKKNIGISIVRAGRELELDTGVTNGYEPTERWWGVEVEFPPSLDDLFGVTNNKQSARNFTEILQTDIKSLSDDAQSFSKLKEELQQNEDPKEPLLEIAHKINSQLRIIRGLLKAQTKGTRSGEKRHDPYKPQKIATSVTKERKSEGYQGKSDQDENLPQEERKQVIKETLLEEGISEKQAELLAATTVENGLKYQFAKGYLDSPAFFSVKPRGGVILITLNTDHPAYDNLVDLLEKDVETDDLETLRSRLVNALDGLELLLMAWARYEDEQPDGERKNKVQETRIDWGRIARRFLENKA